A single window of Montipora capricornis isolate CH-2021 chromosome 14, ASM3666992v2, whole genome shotgun sequence DNA harbors:
- the LOC138031717 gene encoding uncharacterized protein, producing the protein MAEDEGNEGSTSSSNDLNLDRWEDRHINLLLCCWKGHKGLFGNGKTTKKEVFQKIATSFNSKSDLRVSADQCARKWAKLEAKLKEVTDHNNKSGNNHKKWKYYSEMADCIGMKAAVRPTYTLESSSCVMSNEGEESDSSVDGDYSAETPQKKTPRKRPAKKRKSRSSASEMLTFLQEYQEKKEEAENKKVKMMEEMNEEKKLFWANLLQVLKNK; encoded by the exons gttcaacatcatcatcaaatGATCTCAATTTGGACAGATGGGAAGACAGACACATTAATCTTCTTCTATGTTGCTGGAAAGGTCATAAAGGATTATTTGGCAATGGtaaaacaaccaaaaaagaggtgtttcaaaaaattgcaaCAAGTTTCAACTCAAAGTCAGATCTCAGAGTATCTGCAGATCAGTGTGCAAGAAAGTGGGCCAAGCTGGAAGCAAAACTCAAAGAAGTCACAGATCATAACAACAAAAGTGGAAATAACCACAAGAAGTGGAAGTACTACTCTGAGATGGCTGATTGCATTGGCATGAAAGCAGCTGTAAGGCCTACCTATACCCTTGAATCCTCATCTTGTGTGATGTCAAATGAAGGTGAGGAAAGTGATAGCTCTGTTGATGGTGATTACTCTGCTGAAACACCCCAAAAGAAGACCCCCAGAAAAAGACCAGCAAAGAAACGCAAAAGCAGGTCGTCTGCTTCTGAGATGCTCACATTCCTCCaggaa tatcaagagaaaaaagaagaagcagaaaacaaaaaagttaaGATGATGGAAGAAAtgaatgaggaaaaaaaattgttttgggcaaatttacttcaagtgttgaaaaacaaatga
- the LOC138031718 gene encoding putative nuclease HARBI1: protein MALHGFLLAVLDDDEDCHDLIESDDDTFVLAVGSTVMRRSLSRIQGYFEETVPSYFGDEFKSHFRLTRNTCELLTREIVASGYLNVGLNRFGRTPIPPEKQILIYLWMLANGSETSRQVADRFDVTMSSCGRVLRKVNTAILSILPRYLKWPNVAEMREISQSFEDGGMPGTIGAIDGTFIKIKAPGVDSESYICRKKFYALQLQIVCDNNMVLTDVLAGWPGSVHDSRVLRNSSLFATSGNKFPADYHIIGDGGYPLMRWLMSPFRNNGHLQPNQLRFNNTLSSSRQIVERAISLLKGRWRKLGHLNHSSVKLMTKIVMGACVLHNVTLIHDDFDESYFLDDDDDDDNDDNVHDGNCRDRTAELKRQHLSNIISG from the exons atggCGCTACACGGGTTTTTGTTGGCTGTTTTGGACGACGACGAGGACTGTCATGACTTGATAGAGTCCGACGACGACACTTTTGTCCTTGCTGTGGGTTCTACAGTTATGCGCCGAAGCCTCAGTAGAATCCAAGGCTACTTCGAAGAAACTGTACCATCGTATTTTGGGGACGAATTTAAAAGTCACTTTCGGCTGACTCGTAACACCTGTGAGCTGCTCACGCGAGAAATTGTTGCCTCTGGCTACCTTAATGTGGGTTTAAACCGGTTCGGAAGGACCCCAATTCCTCCAGAgaaacaaattttgatttatttgTGGATGCTGGCTAATGGTAGCGAGACTTCAAGACAAGTGGCCGATCGCTTCGATGTCACTATGAGTAGTTGCGGTAGAGTGCTGAGAAAAGTAAATACTGCCATCCTGTCAATTCTTCCACGCTATCTAAAGTGGCCTAATG TCGCGGAAATGAGAGAAATCTCACAGAGTTTTGAAGATGGAGGAATGCCTGGAACAATTG GTGCCATAGACGGGACCTTCATAAAGATCAAGGCACCCGGTGTAGACTCAGAGTCATACATTTGTAGGAAAAAGTTTTATGCTTTACAATTGCAG ATTGTTTGTGATAATAACATGGTCCTCACAGATGTATTGGCAGGTTGGCCTGGATCTGTCCATGATTCCAgagttctcagaaactcttctcTTTTTGCCACTTCTGGAAACAAGTTTCCCGCAGATTACCACATCATTGGGGATGGGGGCTACCCACTTATGAG ATGGCTCATGAGTCCTTTCAGGAATAACGGTCACTTACAACCAAATCAGCTCCGTTTCAACAATACCTTGTCATCATCCAGACAGATTGTAGAGCGTGCAATTAGTCTTTTGAAGGGGAGATGGAGAAAACTGGGCCATTTGAACCATTCAAGCGTAAAGCTTATGACTAAGATAGTAATGGGAGCCTGTGTCTTGCATAATGTCACTCTTATTCATGATGATTTTGATGAAAGTTATTTcctggatgatgatgatgatgatgacaatgatgataatgTCCATGATGGCAACTGCCGGGACAGAACAGCTGAGCTAAAGCGTCAACATCTATCAAACATTATCAGTGGTTAA